TCCAGTAGTGTACACGACCTTGGCGCAGGCGGTCTGAACTTTGTAATGGATTCGGTAATTTCTGTAGAAAAGTTTCTGCTAAATTTAGACGGGCAATCATCTGCTCCCAATTGTCAGCATAATAAGACACGCTACAAAGTTTAATAATTGTATCTATACGCAGACGGCAATTATCCATCGTATCGCTCAATTTAGCCAAAGCATCCAACGCATCACCATAATGCAACCTCGCTTCGACATAAGCATAAAGTTTCGCTGCATCATCACCCGCCTTAATCAAATAATCCGCTGCTTTTTCCCAATCTTCACCCAACCAGAAATGTTTTCCCAAAATAGTGTGAAACTCACTAATTCTTTCGGCAAACACAACTTGGATTGCTTCCCCAACTTTTCGATGTAATTCCTTGCGCCGAGGACTCAACAAACTCTGATAAGCTACCTCTTGAGTCAGCGCGTGTTTAAAAATATATTCAATTTCCGGATTTCTTGCCTTTTCCCTAATTAATTCTTCCCTCTCCAAATGAGACAATTCGGCTTCAATCCCCACTGTATTTTCTGCTATTTGCAACAATACTCGATACAGAAAAACTCTGCCAATCACTGAAGCTTGTTGCACCAACCATTTCGTTTCATCTGGCAACCGATCTAAGCGCGACATCAACACACCCTGCAAGGTATTCGGTACTGTCACGCTTTCAATTAACGGCGTTGCTATCCAACCTTCTCCTGATTTATCCTGAATTAATATACCTCGTTCAATTAAAGAGCGAATGATTTCTTCTACAAAAAACGGATTGCCATCTGCTTTACTCAAAATTACCTTTTTTAACTTTTCTGGTAATTCTGGTAGAGAAAGCAGTTGAGAAACTAATTGAATTGCGGATGTTTCAGATAAAGGTAACAGGGAAATTTCGGTAAATATTTCATTATATTTTGACTTTACAAATGTGCGAAATGATTTGAGATTTTGGTCAGATTGTCTTCGGAAAACACAGACGATCGCTAAAGGTATTTTACCTGTGAGTGGGAGCAAACGTTCTACTAATTCTACAGAAGTAAGATCCGCCCAGTGCATATCTTCAATAACTAACACGGTGGGATGACCTAACCCCCCCAGCCCCCCTTCCCTGCGAGGGAAGGGGGGAGTAAGAGTAGGAGTAGGAGTAGGAGTCGGACTCCCCTCTCCTGGTAGGAGAGGGGTAGGGGGAGAGGTCAAAAATTCCTCAATTAATCCTTCTAGCTTTTGGCGCAAGCTTTCCGCTGAAAAACTGGCAAGCAGCGCTGCTTCTTCAGGAGAAAGACGCAATGCAAGTAGATTGGCGAAGATGGCAAAAGCTTGTTTATTATCTGGAAATACTTGTGCGATCGCACTTTGCAAACGTTGGCGTGCTATCTCTTCGGAATCTTCATCTTTAATTCCCGCATAGCGACGAAACAAATCGAGAAAAGCACTGTAAGCAAGTGAGGTGGTGTGCGAAAAACAGCGCCCTTCTAACCAAATAGCACGATTTCCAATTAGCGATCGCCATTCTGCCATTAAGCGCGATTTGCCCAATCCCGCTTCACCGCTAATAATAACAATACGTCCTTCTCCTGCTTCTAGTTCTTGCAAGACTTCTCGCAATTGGTTAAATTCGCGATCGCGCCCTACCATTTTAGAAGTTAATCCTTTCAATCCTCGCGATTTACCGGGATTGATTTTTGCTCTGAGGAGTTCAAATACTGCTAGAGGTTCCTGTTTTCCTTTAACAGTAATGGGGTCGAGTATTTGGAAAGTAAACGCTTCCGAAGTGAGGCGATATGTTTCTTTACTAACTAAAATTTGACCGGAGTCGGCGCTACTTTCCAATCGCGATGCAACATTTACGGCATCGCCCATGACGGTGTAGGATAATCGGGAATCGGTACCGACACTACCAGCAATAACTGTACCAGTATTGATGCCGATGTGAAACGATAGAGGTTGTTCTAGGCGATCGATCCAACGGCGATTAAAACTTTCCAATCTTTCTCGCATAGAAAGGGCCGATCGCAAAGCTCTTTCTGGGTCATCTTCGTGTGCGATCGGTGCGCCGAAAACTGCCATAATCGCATCACCGATGAATTTGTCGATATACCCTTCATATTCATAAACAGCTTCCGCCCATTCTTTCAGCGCTGCATTGACAATTTCCATCACCTCTTCCGGATCGAGGCGATCGCTCAAAGCGGTGAAGCCGGAGAGGTCAGCAAACATTACTGTAACTTGTCTGCGCTCGTTTTCGATCCGTCCGATCGCGCGAATTTTCTCAGCTAGTTCCTTGGGGATGTAACTTTGGATTTTGGCGAGTAGTTCTTCTGGCGCGGTAAGGACTGCACAAGCCGGTGCTTCTTTTTGCTGGGCTTTGAGGGAGTCGAGCTTTTCTGTTAGGGTAGCTATTGTGAGATCGACTACGGTATCGCCCAGCGTGGGGCGCAGAGATTCTTGGGTAGCGATCGCCTGTTGCAGTTGGGTAATTTGTTCTTCTAGGGACGCCATCTAGCTGAAGGATGAGTTAGAGCTTTTAGTTCTGTCATAACTCATCCATATGGGGGAAGGCAATTTTTCGATCGCCATAGCTTGTAGTGACTTCACTACTCCCACTTAATTCATTCTGACTCCTTCTTTGATAAACTCATCAAATTACACAACTTGTAAACCGCTCTTGCTCCCACATTACCATCCCACTCAGCATCTCCCACTTCGCAAACATCAAAACCAATAATTTGCCGTCCGCTATTTACCACTTCTCGGAATAAACAAAAAGCTTGTTCTAATTCCAAACCTCCGGGGACTGGTGTTCCCGTGTTAGGGCAAAGTTTAGGATCTAATCCATCCACATCAAAACTAATGTAAACTCGCTCTGGTAATTCCGACACTATTTGTCTACAAATTTCTAACCAATTCATTCCCCCATAAACCTTTTGTTTGAGGTGAGGATCGAAATAAGTAGAAACTCGCTCTTCCGATTCTCTAATTAAATTTATTTCATCCAAAGAAACATCGCGAATTCCCACTTGCACTAACTTAGTAACTTGGGGTAACTTCAATACGTTAAACATGATCGAAGCATGAGAAAATTCAAAGCCTTCGTATGCGTCTCTCAAATCTGCGTGAGCGTCAATATGCAGAATTCCAAAATTAGGATAACGTTGAGCTAAGGCTTGAATAGCTCCTAAAGGCACGCTATGATCGCCACCAATGACTGCTACTTGTTTACCCCGGTTTATCGCAGTCGTAGCTCTCTCAAATAACCATTGATTGACATCAGCACATTCCCGATTGATATTTTGCAGCAATTGCAACAAGTGCGGGTCTTCTTCTACGCTTTTTCCTTCTTCCATCTGCTCGATAATTTTAGCAGCATCTTGTCTGAGTAGTTCGCTTTTTTGTTCGATATGGGAAGGAATTTCATCCATAAAAATACCTTCCTTCCAACCATCGGGATAGTCGAAATCATATAAATCCAATTGACGAGAAGCTTCGAGAACTCTTTTCGCTCCCGCCACCGTACCGCAGCCATAGGAAACCGTTACTTCCCAAGGTATCCCGAACACGATGATATTGGCAGAATCGTAGTCAAACGGTAGCCCTAACAAGTTACCATTGTCAACGCCAATACCGCTAGGATCGAAGTTTTGCCGAAGTTCTTCTTTGGTTGCCATTGATATTTCCTCAATTAGTTGTATACTTTGTAGGTGGGGTTTCGCTGTACTCAACCCAACCTACGATTTACGGTTTTGAACGCAACTAGATATCGCTTTCAGTGTATTCAATTTATTTGCTAACAAACACCCGCCACATTACAAATACGATAAAAGTTATATAGCCAAATACTGTTATCCAATCCAACCATTGATTAGAAATTACCCCAAATTCTTCATTCATGATTATTTGTTAACAAGGTTACAAATGAGGTCGCCCGGTGCATCGGTTTCAAATGGTACAACAGTTCCATTCTTTTTCACCGTTTTGCGATCGCGACAATTATATACCTCTTTTGGCTGAGCCACTCCATCAATACTAATGGTTACCCTGTATTCCCAGTGATGCTTAGCGCTACGCCGGATATTCAGAATGCAAATTTTGCGATCGTTAAATTGACGACAGAAGGACGCTTCTGCTGGAAGTGCCATTACTAACCATACCGTCAATAACAGCAATAAAGCTATATATTTCACCTTTTAACTTTTATCTAACATTATAAATTTACCATCTTTTAAATTACCACAACCAAATTTTAATATGACAAAATAGAAAAAGTACTGACTGGCATAGCATGACGTGATGGAAGCCAATAACATACCAAAAGAAATTCCCATCCAACAATTGCGTAACGTAAGAAATGGGATGTTGCGTTTACACAAAGCACTACTCGAATCGGAGAAAATTACTTACGAATATTCTCACGGAAAAATTCCATCTAAAGGTGAGTTTTTCCGACTAGCGATCGAAGACCAATGGTTTAGCTGGCTGCGCCCCATCTCTCAGTTTATCGTCCTCGTAGATGAAACTCTCAGCGCTAAAGAACCCGTTACCTTTAATCAAGTAGATAAACTGCTCAAAGAAGCACGTAATTTACTTTTACCGTCAGAGGAGGGGACTGACTCGCAGAAGAGATATTATTCAGCTATTCAGAACGATCCCGAAGTTGCTTCCCTTCATTTAGAAGTATCCCGATTTCTAAGCAATGATGCTTAACTTCATCAGTTACTAGTTCTCAGGCTGAGCCTGGGAACTAGGGAACACGAGGCTCTGCATCGCTTTAATATTCGATCGATCGACAAATCAAATAAAGTTATTTATTTTTAATCGCAACTACCCGAATTCTCCGGTAATCTGCATACCAAGTTCCATCGCGATACAAAATTGGTTGCAATCGTTGCTCGACTTCTTTAATCACATTTATTTGTTCTTCAAGAGAAAGCCCGCTAATAAAATTGCTGGCAAACATTTTAAGCCAATTCCCGATTCCGGCTTCTCCTTCTAGAGGGGTTGGGCGATCGAATAACACCGCATAAGTTACATCAAAACCTTGTTTTTCTAGTTTAGTGCTATATTCGCCAATACTCGGAAAATACCAAGGATTCATTTTGTCAGCATCGGCATAACCGATTTCTTTTAAAACGTTATTGAGTGCATCAACGATTGCTTTGACATTACCTTTACCGCCAAACTCCGCCACAAATCGACCGCCTGGTTTGAGGGATTGCCAAATGCAATGAATAACAGCATCTGCTTGCGGAATCCAATGCAATGCAGCATTAGAAAAAACCACATCAAAAGGTTCTTTAACTAGAAAATCTCTAGCATCTGCCACTGCAAATTCAAGCTGGGGATAGTTATTTTTGGCCTTTTCAATCATCTCGTTAGATTGGTCGATCCCTGCTACTATCGCGCCAGTTTCAGCAATTTTTTGGGTTAGTTGTCCCGTTCCGCAACCCAAATCGAGAATGCGTTCTCCTGGTTGTGGAGATAGCAATTCGAGTAATGCTTCCCCATACTGCCAAACAAAAGCGTGCTTATCCTCATAAAGAGTGGCATTCCAGGTATTTTTTGACATAATATTTCACCTTATCGCTTTTTTTGACACTCTCACCGTCAAGCTGGCGCTGTGACGGGAGATTCTTGCTTCACTAAAGAACGCTTTTTGGTACAAGTACCAACGAGTCTTACTTCTTCTCCACAAGCTTGAAATTCTGTGTGTCCCACAGTATTTGACAGTATTCTTATACCTTCTTCCCATAAATTCTGCGTTGCGTTTTCATCTCTATCATGGTGAGTTTTACATTCAGGACAAACCCATTCACGAATACTGAGATTTAATAAATTATTTTTAACTTTGCAACTATTACAAAGCTTGCTACTGGGAAAGAATCTGTCAACTTGAATAAATATTCCTCCCTCTCTATTTAGTTTATAACTGATAAAATTAAGCAGCATTCCCCAACCAGCGTCTAATATTGATTTCGCTAGTTTGGTTCGTGCTAATCCTTTAATACAAAGGTTCTCAGCTATAATGACTTGGTTTTCGTCAACTAACTTTCTTGAGAGTTTGTGAAGTAAATCTTGTCTTGTGTTAGCTATCTTTTCATGGACTTTCGCTACTCTTTTAACTTGTTTTAGACGATTTAAAGAGCCTTTTTTCTTTTTAGATAAAGCTTGTTGTCTGCGTTTTAAACGTTTAGCATATTTTCTAGTAGGTTTAATTGGATCGACTTTATTAAAGTCTTTCCCATCAAACGTAGTAACTAGGTTACTTAAACCTAAGTCAATGCTTGTGATTTTCCCTTCTTTCTTATTGGTTAAATCATCCGTCTCAAATAAGATTGCAGCAAAATATTTATCTGTACTCGTTTTGGAAACAGTCACAGATTTAATTTTACCGTTAATACTTTTTGAGATTGAAGCTTTAACAATCCCAAGTTTGGGAAGTTTTAAGCCACCATTTTTAATCGAACAGCTTTCAGGGTAACGAATCGACTGCTTTCTGTGTCTACTTTTAAACTTAGGAAATCTAGCTCGTAAGCCAAAGAAATTCTTAAACGCAGATTCTAAGTTTTTAAGTGTCTGTTGTAATGTAGCAGCAGTTACTTCTTGTAACCATTCAAAATTAGGTAGCTTTTTGAGTTGGGTTAAGTCTTTTGCCATATCGCAATAACTCATACCCTTACCCGTTTCTTGATACTGAATGTTAGTTTTATTCAAGTAATAATTAAACACAAACCGAGAACAACCGAAGCTTTTAGCTAATGCTTCTTGTTGCTCTTTGTTTGGGTAAATTCTAACCTTGAGAACGTCTAACATCAGTGATCTAGAAGCTCAACTTATCTAATCCTAACACTTGATGCTACAGTTGAACAATTAAAGAAATATGTTGAACAACAATCAACTCCAGAATAAGGATTCGCTACCGCTCAGTTTATATATTTGGTCGGCATTCATCTCCCGTTAATTCGTAGGATGTAACGGGAGTCCTCTGCCTCCATTCTTGATAGATTAGAAGATTTAGGTTTTAATCGCTTCCGTTATTGCTATATTCTGGGTTTCGTCACTCATGTTTTAGCCTAGCACTTTGGACTACCAAACAAATAAACCACTGGATTCAGTCCAAAGTTATGATGGCTAAAACCCTTTATTTATAGAGGTTTTGGTATGTTTTTTCGCATTGGTAACGGTTACGATATTCACCGACTGGTAGAAGGACGGCGTTTAATTTTGGGCGGAGTGGAAATTGCCCATGAATTAGGTTTGTTGGGGCATAGCGATGCGGATGTGCTAACTCACGCCATTATGGATGCCATGTTGGGGGCGCTCAGTTTGGGGGATATCGGTCATTATTTTCCACCTACAGATCCGAAATGGGCGGGGGCTGATAGTTTGGTTTTATTAAGTCAAGTAAATCAATTGGTAGTAGATAGGGGTTGGCAAATTAGTAATATTGATTCTGTGGTAGTAGCGGAACGTCCGAAGCTAAAGCCCCATATTTCTGCAATGCGCGATCGTCTCGCCAGCGTTCTTAAATTGGCACCGGAGCAAATTGGCATTAAAGCTACTACTAATGAAAAATTAGGCCCCGTTGGGAGAGAGGAAGGAATATCAGCTTATGCAGTTGCTTTGTTGGTGAATTCTAACTAAATTTTTAATTTTTTTGGTTAGAGAGTGTCCGTTAGTTAGGATATACAACAGATTGTAGGTACGTTAGGGTGGGCAAAAAATAAACAGTATCTTTTCTTAAAAGATTTAATTTTTTAGTTGGCTTCTGCCCACCCTATGAATATAAAAAAATATGAAGATTTTTCCTTTTATTAAATGGAATAATTGGCGGTGCTGGTTAACAGTAACTCTAGGATTACTAAGCGCGATCGCACTTTCATCATGTAACCCAGTTCAACTGAGAACTCAGGCATCTCAAGTATCCCAAATCGTTGCCAGTAGGGTGGGAGAACCGGCTACTTTCAATTATGCTCTCGATCAATCATCGCCGAGTGCGTTAGATTTCGTTTACGAAGGACTGATCGGCCAAAACGGGATAACGGGAGAAGTTGAGCCAGCTTTAGCCGAATCGTGGCAATTTTCCGAAGATAAGCAAAAAATCGTATTTACTCTCAGAGAGGGATTAAAGTGGTCGGATGGCGAACCGCTGACAGCAGATGACGTGGTGTTTACTTACGATCGCATTTACCTGAACGACAAGATTAATACCGATATCAGAGATGGCTTAAGAATCGGTGAAAGCGGTGCATTACCGACGATCCGCAAAATAGATAATCGGCGAGTTGAGTTTACCTTACCAGAACCGTTTGCGCCGTTTTTACGTACCACTGAATTAGCTATTTTACCAGCCCATAGTTTGCGAGAATCAGTGGAAACAATGGATGTAGACGGACAGCCGAAATTTAACCGAATGTGGCGTACCGATACCGATCCGAATAAAATTATTGTCAATGGGCCTTATCGGATTACCAGTTATAAAACCAGCGAGAGAGCGATCTTCGATCGCAATCCCTACTACTGGCGCAAAGATGCTAGAGGCAATCGGCTGCCATATATCGATCGCTTGATTTGGCAAATTGTCGATAATTCCGATACCGCATTAATGCAATTTCGCTCTGGTGGACTCGATGTATTGGGAGTTTCCGCTGCTTCCTTTTCTCTACTCAAACGGGAAGAAAAGCGGGGAAATTTTACCATTTATAATGGTGGGCCATCCTCCGGCACAACTTTAATTTCTTTCAATCTCAATAAAGGAAAAAGAGAAAATGGAACCCCATTAGTAAATCCGATTAAATCCCGTTGGTTTAATACAGTAAAATTCAGACAAGCCGTAGCTTACGGGATCGATCGCCAACGCATCATTGACAACGTATTTCGAGGGCTTGCCACCACTCTAAATTCGCCGATTTCCGTCCAAAGTCCCTATTATATTTCTCCCCAGCAAGGTTTAAAAGTATATGATTACAACCCAGAAAAAAGCAAACAACTACTTTTAGAAGCGGGATTTAAATATAACGAACGAGGACAATTATTTGATGCAGATGGTAATCGAGTGCGCTTCACTTTCTTAGGGGGTAGTGGTGGGAGAATCGGCGAAGCAATTGGAGCGCAAATTAAAGAAGATTTGGCTAAAGTGGGAATGCAAATTGACTTCGTAATGGCAGCAGGTAGCGTTATCGGCCAAAAACTGCTCTACACATTTGATTGGGAATGTTATTTGGGAGCTTTTACTGGTAGTGTCGAGCCAAATGATGGGGCAAATTTGTGGTTACCTGATGGGGGATTGCACGTTTTTAATCAAAAAGCGCTACCAGGACAACCTCCAATTTCAGGCAGAGAGATCGCGGATTGGGAAGCGGAAATTGGCCGTCTTTACGTTCAAGGTGCAAAAGAATTAGATGAAGGCAAGCGAAAAGCTATTTATGCAGAAATTCAACGAATTACCCAGGAAAATGTACCTTTTATTTATTTAATAAACCCGCTGACTTTAACTGCGGTCAGAAATACGATCGAAGGAGTAAATTATTCAGGACTCAGAGGACTGTTTTGGAATCTGTACGAACTGAAAGTTGTCAAAAAATCAGGCTATCGTTCTCAGCTGGGTCATTTGGATGAGGCTAGAATTTTCGCCCGTCAGAATTCAGAAGAGAAAAGCATTATGAATTTTGGCTCCTGACTCCTAAAAACACTTTTTACCGCTTTAGGTTCTTAGCCAAAAATATTTCAACAAATTTTAGGCTACTCTTTGTTGTATATGTAGCGATCCTATTTAAATAATCAACCCTACCCTAGCCCTCCCCTTACCAAGGGGAGGGTTGGGAGGGGTTTAGTTGTTCGCAATTCATTTAGGATCGCTATAGTAATGATGATTATCATGTAAATAAGGAATCATAAAATTTAGCCATGCCATTTGCTCCGATTTTTTCAGCCATTACTCGGCGTCGTTCGTTTTTGTTGTTACTCAGTTCTCTTGCTGCCTTTGCTTTTTCGGGATGCCAACCACTGAAATTAAACACTAATGCCGCGCAGGTGCCGCAAGTCGTGATTAGCGTTCTCAGCGACCCCAAAACTTTTAATTATCCTTTAAGTCAAGAATCACCGAATATTTTTGGTTACACTTACGAAGGTTTAATAACTGAAAATGGTCGGGGATTACTCGAACCTGCTTTAGCAGAATCTTGGGAAATTTCAGAGGACAGCAAAAAGATCGTGTTTACCCTAAGAAAAGGGTTGAAATGGTCAGATGGCAAACCTCTCACCGCAGATGACGTAATTTTTAGTTACAACGAAATTTACCTCAACGAAGCAATTCCTACTGATGCAAGAGACGTTCTGAGAATTGGGGAAAGTCGCGCTTTGCCAACAGTAAGAAAAATAGATGATTTGAGAATTGAATTCACTACTCCAGAACCTTTTGCTCCTTTCCTGCGAGTGACGGGATTGCCAATTTTACCCGCTCACGTTTTGCGAGAATCAGTGCAAACTAAAGATTCGGAAGGAAAACCCAAATTTTTAAGTATGTGGGGTATCGATACGCCACCCAGTCAAATTATCGTTAATGGGCCTTACGTTTTGGACAATTACGCTACCAGTCAGCGGGTAATATTTAAGCGGAATCCTTACTACTGGCGCAAAGATGCGGAGGGTAATTCTCAACCTTATATTGAGAGAGTGATTTGGCAAATTGTCGAATCTACCGATACTTCTTTAATTCAGTTTCGTTCTGGTGGTTTGGATGCGGTTGGTGTTAGTCCGGAGTATTTTTCTCTGTTGAAAAAGGAAGAAAACAGGGGTGATTTTACTATTTATAATGGTGGCCCTGCTTCTGGTACGACGTTTCTTTCTTTTAATCTGAATAAAGGTAGCAAAAATGGCAAACTTTTAGTCGATCCGATTAAGTCAAGTTGGTTCCGAAACAAACCATTCCGCCAAGCTGTAGCTTATGCGATCGATCGCCAAACCATGATTAACAATACCTTCCGAGGTTTAGGCGAAATGCAACATTCTCCGGTTTCCGTGCAAAGTCCTTATTACTTGTCACCATCGGAAGGATTAAAAGTCTACGATTACAATCCCCAAAAAGCCAAAGAATTGCTTTTAGAAGCCGGATTTAAATATAACGAAAGAGGTGAATTGTTAGATGAAAAAGGTAATCGAGTTCGCTTCACTTTGATTACTAATGCTGGTAATAAAACTCGCGAAGCAATGGGGGCACAAATCAAACAAGATTTGAGCAAAATTGGCATTCAAGTAGATTTTACTCCGATTGCTTGGAGCGCTTTTACAGATAAACTTTCTAATACTCTTGATTGGGAAGCACATCTTTTAGGTTTTACTGGTGGAGTAGAACCAAATGATGGTGCAAATATCTGGAACAGTAGTGGCGGTTTGCACAGCTTTAATCAAGGGCCACAAGCGGGATCGCCCGTTCAAAATTGGGAGATTTCTGAGTGGGAAAAAGAGATCGATCGCTTAATGGTTGAAGGCGCACAAGAATTAGATGATGCCAAGCGCAAAGAAATTTATGCTAAATTTCAAAACATCGTGCAGGAAGAACTGCCTTTAATTTATTTAGTCAACCCATTATCAATGGGTGCAGTACGCAATAAAATTCAAGGAGTTGATTACTCTGCCTTGGGTGGCGCTTTCTGGAATCTCTATGAACTGAAAGTAACAGAACAAAAGCCAACTGCATTTTAGGATAGTAGGGTGCGTTATTAACGCACCTTATAATCATAGTTTGTAGTAAGGACTTTAGTCCTTAATTTGAGGACTTTAGTCCTCACTACAAACAAGCTTATAAATTATTTTTTCCAGATAATTATGCCATATGGGTTTTACTTTTGGATTTCGTTTCAGGCGGTTAGCATCTATTATAATGCCGTTGATTTTAGGAATTATTTCTCTATTTGTCTTAACAAGTTGTAGCCCGACTAATTTTAAAATCAAAGCAGCACAAGTACCCCAAATAGTACTAACTGCCCTGAGCGATCCGAAAACTTTTAATCCTGCACTAAATCAAGAATTTCCTAACATTTTTCTATTTGCTTTTGACCATTTAACGGAAGAAAATGGCATAACTGGGGCAGTTGAACCATGTTTAGCTGAATCTTGGCAAATTTCGGAAGATAAAAAGCGGATAATTTTTACCCTGCGAGAGGGTTTAAAGTGGTCTGATGGTGAACCATTAACCGCAGATGATGTAGTATTTACCTTTGAAGATGTCATTTTTAACAAAAAAATTCCTACTGACTTCAAAGATTCATTCTCAATCGGTACATCTGGTAGTTTCCCACAAGTTCGCAAAATAGATCATCGCCGCGTCGAATTTATTTTACCAGAACCTTTTGCCCCATTACTAAGATCGGTGGCAGGGCCAGACGGTGCGTATATTCTGCCCAAGCACGTTTTACAAGAGTCAATTAAAACAACAGATGCGAATGGCAATCCTCGGTTTATCTCTACTTGGGGAACCGATACCGACCCAACTAAAATTGTGGTCAATGGGCCGTATAAATTGGAGAGTTTTCTAAGCGGTCAGAGGTTAGTATTTCGCCGCAATCCTTACTATTGGCAACGAGATTCCCAAGGGAATCAATTGCCGTATATCGAGCGAATTATCTGGCAGTTTATGGAAAATACAGATACTCAATTGTTGAGTTTTCGGTCTGGGGATTTGGATGTGATGGGAGATGTGCGTCCGTTACGACCGGAGTATTTTTCTTTGTTGAAAAAAGAAGAAAAAAGAGGAAAGTTTAAGGTTTATAACGGTGGGCCTTGGTCGGGGACAACTTATATTACTTTTAATCTTAGTCAGGCAAGGGATAAAAATAATCGTCCAATTGTCGATCCGATTAAGTCGCGTTGGTTTAATAATTTGGCATTTCGGCAAGCGGTTGCTTATGGGATCGATCGCGATAAAATGCTGAATAATATTTTTCGGGGCATTGGTGAAAAGCAAAATTCTCCGATTTCGGTGCAAAGTCCTTACTATCTTGACCCAAAAGATGGGTTGAAAGTGTATGAATACAATCCAGAAAAAGCGAAAGAATTATTGCTGAATGCGGGGTTTAAATATAACGATCGCCAACAACTCCTCGATGCAGAAGGTAACTTGGTGCGCTTTACTTTCCTCACCAACACTGGTAACAAAATCCGCGAAGCTATAGGTGTTCAAGTTAAAGACGATCTGAGCAGAATTGGAATGCAAATTGATTTCACTCCGATTAACTTTAATGTCCTGGTCGATAAGATTAATAATTCGCGGGAGTGGGAAGCGCACATGATCGGTTTTACAGGAGGAATCGAACCGCATGGTTTAACAAATTTATGGACGAGTCGTGGCGGTTCCCACTCATTTAATTTGGCACCTCAAGTGGGTCAGTTACCTATTTCTGGTTGGCAACCTTTAGACTGGG
Above is a window of Leptolyngbyaceae cyanobacterium DNA encoding:
- the ispF gene encoding 2-C-methyl-D-erythritol 2,4-cyclodiphosphate synthase produces the protein MFFRIGNGYDIHRLVEGRRLILGGVEIAHELGLLGHSDADVLTHAIMDAMLGALSLGDIGHYFPPTDPKWAGADSLVLLSQVNQLVVDRGWQISNIDSVVVAERPKLKPHISAMRDRLASVLKLAPEQIGIKATTNEKLGPVGREEGISAYAVALLVNSN
- a CDS encoding adenylate/guanylate cyclase domain-containing protein, whose protein sequence is MASLEEQITQLQQAIATQESLRPTLGDTVVDLTIATLTEKLDSLKAQQKEAPACAVLTAPEELLAKIQSYIPKELAEKIRAIGRIENERRQVTVMFADLSGFTALSDRLDPEEVMEIVNAALKEWAEAVYEYEGYIDKFIGDAIMAVFGAPIAHEDDPERALRSALSMRERLESFNRRWIDRLEQPLSFHIGINTGTVIAGSVGTDSRLSYTVMGDAVNVASRLESSADSGQILVSKETYRLTSEAFTFQILDPITVKGKQEPLAVFELLRAKINPGKSRGLKGLTSKMVGRDREFNQLREVLQELEAGEGRIVIISGEAGLGKSRLMAEWRSLIGNRAIWLEGRCFSHTTSLAYSAFLDLFRRYAGIKDEDSEEIARQRLQSAIAQVFPDNKQAFAIFANLLALRLSPEEAALLASFSAESLRQKLEGLIEEFLTSPPTPLLPGEGSPTPTPTPTLTPPFPRREGGLGGLGHPTVLVIEDMHWADLTSVELVERLLPLTGKIPLAIVCVFRRQSDQNLKSFRTFVKSKYNEIFTEISLLPLSETSAIQLVSQLLSLPELPEKLKKVILSKADGNPFFVEEIIRSLIERGILIQDKSGEGWIATPLIESVTVPNTLQGVLMSRLDRLPDETKWLVQQASVIGRVFLYRVLLQIAENTVGIEAELSHLEREELIREKARNPEIEYIFKHALTQEVAYQSLLSPRRKELHRKVGEAIQVVFAERISEFHTILGKHFWLGEDWEKAADYLIKAGDDAAKLYAYVEARLHYGDALDALAKLSDTMDNCRLRIDTIIKLCSVSYYADNWEQMIARLNLAETFLQKLPNPLQSSDRLRQGRVHYWMGWAYCHLQNQMGNGNDYLQKALATAQEERDEELLAVCSTIIGLTFLAQGRFSKAETLILSALTPLEKANSHSDLIHVMGNLSIALAARGKYTQALPIAQRALNCGIQISNPSRISQIYLSFCVVHFLAGEMLQSLCEVHTAIDIAEQFNDLAIIYWLLGFSAWAYSRLGNHSAAIKNMAKAKETAKILGGKLAATDWFAAADAEISLNAGNIEEALTKAQEAVAYAKSIDGIFAEGIAHRVWAEALFKLKLKSQKSKEEEEEIWQEVQSHLSTSLQLFEEGDARLEAARTHIAWGLICRDRNDKEEAIYHLEKAASQFEESELTQELERTRKYIEEINVISCPVEYL
- a CDS encoding methyltransferase domain-containing protein, which translates into the protein MSKNTWNATLYEDKHAFVWQYGEALLELLSPQPGERILDLGCGTGQLTQKIAETGAIVAGIDQSNEMIEKAKNNYPQLEFAVADARDFLVKEPFDVVFSNAALHWIPQADAVIHCIWQSLKPGGRFVAEFGGKGNVKAIVDALNNVLKEIGYADADKMNPWYFPSIGEYSTKLEKQGFDVTYAVLFDRPTPLEGEAGIGNWLKMFASNFISGLSLEEQINVIKEVEQRLQPILYRDGTWYADYRRIRVVAIKNK
- a CDS encoding agmatinase family protein, with amino-acid sequence MATKEELRQNFDPSGIGVDNGNLLGLPFDYDSANIIVFGIPWEVTVSYGCGTVAGAKRVLEASRQLDLYDFDYPDGWKEGIFMDEIPSHIEQKSELLRQDAAKIIEQMEEGKSVEEDPHLLQLLQNINRECADVNQWLFERATTAINRGKQVAVIGGDHSVPLGAIQALAQRYPNFGILHIDAHADLRDAYEGFEFSHASIMFNVLKLPQVTKLVQVGIRDVSLDEINLIRESEERVSTYFDPHLKQKVYGGMNWLEICRQIVSELPERVYISFDVDGLDPKLCPNTGTPVPGGLELEQAFCLFREVVNSGRQIIGFDVCEVGDAEWDGNVGARAVYKLCNLMSLSKKESE
- a CDS encoding RNA-guided endonuclease TnpB family protein; the encoded protein is MLDVLKVRIYPNKEQQEALAKSFGCSRFVFNYYLNKTNIQYQETGKGMSYCDMAKDLTQLKKLPNFEWLQEVTAATLQQTLKNLESAFKNFFGLRARFPKFKSRHRKQSIRYPESCSIKNGGLKLPKLGIVKASISKSINGKIKSVTVSKTSTDKYFAAILFETDDLTNKKEGKITSIDLGLSNLVTTFDGKDFNKVDPIKPTRKYAKRLKRRQQALSKKKKGSLNRLKQVKRVAKVHEKIANTRQDLLHKLSRKLVDENQVIIAENLCIKGLARTKLAKSILDAGWGMLLNFISYKLNREGGIFIQVDRFFPSSKLCNSCKVKNNLLNLSIREWVCPECKTHHDRDENATQNLWEEGIRILSNTVGHTEFQACGEEVRLVGTCTKKRSLVKQESPVTAPA